A genomic stretch from Oreochromis aureus strain Israel breed Guangdong linkage group 17, ZZ_aureus, whole genome shotgun sequence includes:
- the LOC116313629 gene encoding receptor-type tyrosine-protein phosphatase R produces HHEVQPEHAAISARHLVTVYLAVDVRRLNVSLLRWFREGVAAALGVPVGHVHINQLNEEKNGIELFVSSDRLGISEPRPAEEVIQSLNVRVLHRHLGHFGITEVSTEKNVLQGEQRDHVWSREDFYAVVLFFTVFVIVITCLMVLYRLKEKVQVSDRQLKAPPPDLHLTPTGPPDPAQRSKGTKVITCGSMVQAELLPAVATPIPQQQPIAACHRLGPPVVPLPSPAPTPVPIIGSKNHTPPPSVTPVTANNELKPCPSPFRMKPAAGLQERRGSNVSLVLDMSALGAVEPLNVAVVTPREAAAREYLLSAGRPLTRQQLRDIVNNTHKLHAEFAEIPMNFIDPKELDIPNHGTKNRYKTILPNHHSRVILKSKSSNDLLSTYINANYIRGYLGDDKAYIATQGPMVNTVNDFWQMAWQEESPVIVMITKLKEKNEKCVLYWPEKRGIYGKVEVLVNSIRECEHYTTRSLTLKCGNQTRSLQHYWYTSWPDHKTPDSALPLLQLMADVETDRRAATTVGPVIVHCSAGIGRTGCFIATTIGCRQLQLEGVVDVLGITCQLRADRGGMIQTGEQYEFVHHALSLYEARLCAETGQ; encoded by the exons CATCACGAGGTGCAGCCGGAGCATGCCGCTATCTCGGCACGACATTTGGTTACTGTG tacCTGGCTGTGGATGTGAGAAGGCTGAACGTCAGTCTTCTTCGGTGGTTTCGGGAAGGTGTAGCGGCGGCGCTGGGCGTTCCTGTGGGGCACGTCCACATCAACCAGCTGAAT GAGGAGAAGAATGGCATCGAGCTGTTTGTGTCCTCCGATAGGCTGGGGATCTCCGAGCCCCGCCCCGCCGAGGAGGTCATCCAATCACTGAACGTCAGGGTGCTTCATCGCCACCTGGGACACTTTGGCATCACCGAGGTCTCCACtgag AAAAACGTCCTTCAGGGCGAGCAGAGGGACCACGTGTGGAGCAGAGAAGACTTTTATGCTGTCGTCCTCTTCTTCACTGTATTCGTCATCGTCATCACCTGCTTGAtg gtTTTGTACCGACTGAAGGAGAAGGTgcaggtttctgacagacagCTGAAAGCTCCGCCCCCTGACCTCCATCTAACCCCGACAGGACCTCCAGACCCCGCCCAGAGGTCAAAGGGCACCAAG gttatCACGTGTGGAAGCATGGTCCAAGCTGAGCTCCTGCCTGCTGTAGCCACACCCATTCCCCAGCAACAGCCAATCGCAGCCTGCCATCGCCTCGGTCCACCTGTCGTCCCTCTGCCAAG CCCCGCCCCCACACCTGTACCAATTATTGGTAGCAAGAACCACACACCCCCACCCAGCGTGACCCCAGTTACAGCCAATAACGAGCTGAAGCCCTGCCCCTCCCCCTTCAGGATGAAACCAGCTGCAGGACTTCAAGAAAG ACGTGGCTCTAATGTCTCCCTGGTGTTGGACATGTCTGCTCTCGGCGCTGTGGAGCCCCTTAACGTCGCCGTGGTAACCCCCAGGGAGGCAGCGGCCAGGGAGTACCTGCTGTCGGCTGGCCGGCCGCTCACCCGACAACAGCTGCGCGACATCGTTAACAACACCCACAAGCTGCACGCCGAGTTTGCT GAAATCCCAATGAACTTCATAGATCCCAAGGAGCTGGATATTCCGAATCATGGGACCAAGAACAGATATAAGACCATATTGCCCA ATCATCATTCCAGAGTGATCCTAAAGTCAAAGAGCTCCAACGACCTGCTGAGCACCTACATCAATGCTAACTACATACGG GGTTACTTGGGGGACGATAAGGCGTACATCGCCACTCAGGGTCCTATGGTGAACACGGTGAATGACTTCTGGCAAATGGCCTGGCAAGAGGAGTCACCAGTTATTGTCATGATAACCAAACTGAAGGAGAAGAATGAG AAGTGTGTTCTGTACTGGCCGGAGAAAAGAGGCATCTATGGGAAGGTAGAAGTGTTGGTGAACAGCATCAGAGAGTGCGAACACTACACCACTCGCAGCCTCACGCTCAAG TGTGGGAACCAAACCCGCTCTTTGCAGCATTACTGGTACACATCATGGCCTGACCACAAAACCCCGGACTCAGCACTGCCGCTGCTGCAGCTGATGGCTGACGTGGAGACGGACAGACGGGCCGCCACCACCGTGGGACCAGTTATCGTCCACTGCAG TGCTGGGATTGGGCGAACGGGATGCTTCATCGCTACGACGATAGGCTGCCGGCAGCTACAGCTGGAAGGAGTGGTGGATGTACTGGGCATCACCTGCCAGCTCCGAGCCGACAG AGGAGGTATGATCCAGACAGGTGAGCAGTATGAGTTTGTCCATCATGCCTTGAGCCTATATGAAGCCCGTCTATGTGCAGAAACTGGCCAGTGA